In Streptomyces hawaiiensis, one genomic interval encodes:
- the efeB gene encoding iron uptake transporter deferrochelatase/peroxidase subunit: MPEKSLPKARTPEATTLESEAASAHEGISRRRLLGTAGATGLVLGTAGAAVGYAAAPSEAATPLTSLGTDRAMFHGKHQPGITDGLQARGHVVAFDLAAGAGRKEAAALLRRWSETARRLMAGEPSTHDDTDVARDAGPSSLTITFGFGHSFFARTGLAKQRPVALDPLPEFSSDHLDKNRSNGDLWVQIGANDALVAFHALRAIQRDAGRAAKVRWQMNGFNRSPGATSHPMTARNLMGQIDGTRNPKPSEADFDQRIFVPEKGEPAWMANGSYAVVRRIRMLLDDWENLSVRAQEDVIGRRKSDGAALSGGTETTAMDLEKTDAKGNLVVPINAHARITRPDQNGGAAMLRRPFSFHDGIDTDGVPDAGLLFICWQADPLRGFVPVQRKLDRGDALSQFIRHESSGLFAVPGGAAEGEYVGQRLLEG, translated from the coding sequence ATGCCTGAGAAGTCCCTCCCGAAGGCCCGCACCCCTGAGGCCACCACCCTGGAGAGCGAAGCGGCCTCCGCCCACGAGGGCATCTCACGACGGCGGCTGCTCGGCACCGCCGGTGCCACCGGGCTCGTCCTGGGCACGGCGGGCGCCGCCGTGGGCTACGCCGCCGCCCCCTCCGAAGCGGCCACACCGCTCACCTCGCTCGGTACGGACCGGGCGATGTTTCACGGGAAACATCAGCCCGGCATCACCGACGGCCTCCAGGCACGCGGCCACGTCGTCGCCTTCGACCTGGCGGCGGGCGCCGGGCGCAAGGAGGCCGCCGCCCTGCTCCGCCGCTGGTCGGAGACGGCCCGGCGGCTGATGGCAGGCGAGCCGAGCACCCACGACGACACCGACGTGGCCCGCGACGCCGGCCCCTCGTCGCTGACGATCACCTTCGGCTTCGGCCACAGCTTCTTCGCCAGGACGGGCCTGGCGAAGCAGCGTCCGGTCGCCTTGGACCCGCTGCCCGAGTTCTCCTCCGACCACCTCGACAAGAACCGCAGCAACGGCGACCTGTGGGTGCAGATCGGCGCCAACGACGCCCTGGTCGCCTTCCACGCCCTGCGCGCGATCCAGAGGGACGCGGGCCGGGCCGCCAAGGTGCGGTGGCAGATGAACGGCTTCAACCGCTCACCGGGCGCCACCTCCCACCCCATGACGGCCCGCAACCTGATGGGCCAGATCGACGGCACCCGCAATCCGAAACCGAGCGAGGCCGACTTCGACCAGCGCATCTTCGTCCCCGAGAAGGGCGAACCGGCCTGGATGGCGAACGGCTCCTACGCCGTCGTACGCCGCATCCGCATGCTCCTCGACGACTGGGAGAACCTCTCCGTCAGGGCACAGGAGGACGTGATCGGGCGCCGCAAGTCCGACGGGGCGGCGCTGTCCGGGGGCACCGAGACGACCGCAATGGATCTGGAGAAGACGGACGCCAAGGGCAACCTGGTCGTCCCGATCAACGCCCACGCCCGCATCACACGGCCCGACCAGAACGGCGGCGCGGCGATGCTCCGCCGCCCCTTCTCCTTCCACGACGGCATCGACACCGACGGGGTGCCCGACGCGGGCCTGCTCTTCATCTGCTGGCAGGCCGATCCCCTGCGCGGCTTCGTGCCGGTGCAGCGCAAACTGGACCGCGGTGACGCCCTGTCGCAGTTCATCCGGCACGAGTCGAGCGGGCTGTTCGCGGTGCCGGGCGGGGCCGCGGAGGGCGAGTACGTGGGGCAGAGGTTGCTGGAGGGGTGA
- the pheA gene encoding prephenate dehydratase, with translation MPASYAYLGPEGTFTEVALRTLPEAATRELIPYVSVQSALDAVRVGEAEAAFVPIENSVEGGITTTLDELVAGAPLMIYREVLLSITFALLVRPGTKLSDIKTVSAHPAAQPQVRNWLKKHLPDAHWESAASNADAARLVQEGQYDAAFAGEFAAARYGLEALETGIHDAENAQTRFVLVGRPARPAAPTGADKTSVVLWQRDDHPGGLRDLLGEFATRGINLMLLQSRPTGAGIGNYCFCIDAEGHISDRRVAEALMGLKRICLQVRYLGSYPRADMRPGDVRSPRPGTSDDEFVSAADWVARCQDGRF, from the coding sequence ATGCCAGCGAGCTATGCGTATCTCGGCCCCGAGGGCACCTTCACCGAAGTCGCCCTACGCACGCTTCCCGAGGCCGCCACCCGAGAGCTGATCCCGTACGTGTCCGTCCAGTCCGCGCTCGACGCGGTACGCGTCGGCGAGGCCGAGGCCGCCTTCGTGCCGATCGAGAACTCGGTCGAGGGCGGCATCACCACCACTCTCGACGAGCTGGTCGCCGGCGCCCCGCTGATGATCTATCGCGAGGTGCTGCTGTCGATCACCTTCGCGCTGCTGGTCCGCCCGGGCACGAAGCTGTCGGACATCAAGACCGTCTCCGCCCACCCGGCCGCGCAGCCGCAGGTGCGCAACTGGCTGAAGAAGCACCTCCCGGACGCGCACTGGGAGTCGGCCGCCTCGAACGCGGACGCCGCCCGGCTGGTCCAAGAGGGCCAGTACGACGCCGCCTTCGCGGGTGAGTTCGCGGCCGCCCGCTACGGCCTGGAGGCCCTGGAGACCGGGATCCACGACGCGGAGAACGCCCAGACCCGGTTCGTGCTGGTCGGCCGGCCCGCCCGGCCCGCGGCGCCGACCGGTGCGGACAAGACCTCGGTCGTGCTGTGGCAGCGCGACGACCACCCCGGCGGCCTGCGCGACCTGCTGGGTGAGTTCGCCACCCGCGGCATCAACCTGATGCTGCTCCAGTCCCGGCCCACCGGCGCGGGCATCGGCAACTACTGCTTCTGCATCGACGCCGAGGGCCACATCTCCGACCGCCGGGTGGCCGAGGCGCTGATGGGCTTGAAGCGGATCTGCCTTCAGGTGCGCTACCTCGGCTCCTACCCACGCGCGGACATGCGGCCGGGGGATGTGCGGTCGCCGCGACCGGGGACCTCCGACGACGAGTTCGTGTCGGCGGCCGACTGGGTCGCGCGGTGCCAGGACGGCCGCTTCTAG
- the serS gene encoding serine--tRNA ligase, whose product MIDLRLLREDPDRVRASQRARGEDVALVDALLSADERRRSSGVRFDELRAEQKALGKLIPKAAGDEKAELLKKAGQLAADVKAADADRDAAATETQELLQRLGNLVHPDVPVGGEEDFVTLETHGTIRDFAAEGFEPKDHLALGQILGAIDVERGAKVSGSRFYFLTGVGALLELALVNAAIAQATAAGFTPMLTPALVRPQSMAGTGFLGQAAQDVYHLADDDLYLVGTSEVPLAAYHMDEILDADRLPLRYAGFSPCFRREAGSHGKDTRGIFRVHQFDKVEMFSYVAPEDSQAEHQRLLEWEKQWLTSLELPYRVIDVASADLGASASRKFDCEAWIPTQGKYRELTSTSDCTEFQSRRLSIRVREGKQVRPLATLNGTLCAVPRTIVAILENHQQADGSVRVPEVLRPYLGGREVLEPVAK is encoded by the coding sequence GTGATTGACCTTCGTCTGCTCCGTGAGGACCCCGACCGTGTGCGCGCGTCGCAGCGCGCCCGTGGAGAGGACGTCGCGCTCGTCGACGCCCTCCTGTCTGCCGACGAGCGGCGCAGGTCGTCCGGCGTCCGCTTCGACGAGCTGCGCGCCGAGCAGAAGGCGCTCGGCAAGCTCATCCCCAAGGCGGCCGGCGACGAGAAGGCCGAACTGCTGAAGAAGGCGGGCCAGCTCGCCGCAGACGTCAAGGCGGCCGACGCGGACCGCGACGCGGCCGCGACCGAGACCCAGGAGCTGCTCCAGAGGCTCGGCAACCTCGTCCACCCCGACGTGCCCGTGGGCGGCGAGGAGGACTTCGTCACGCTCGAGACGCACGGCACGATCCGCGACTTCGCCGCCGAGGGCTTCGAGCCCAAGGACCACCTGGCGCTCGGCCAGATCCTCGGCGCGATCGACGTCGAGCGGGGCGCCAAGGTCTCCGGCTCGCGCTTCTACTTCCTGACGGGCGTGGGCGCCCTCCTGGAACTCGCCCTGGTGAACGCGGCGATCGCGCAGGCCACCGCGGCCGGCTTCACCCCGATGCTGACCCCGGCGCTGGTCCGCCCCCAGTCCATGGCGGGCACGGGCTTCCTCGGCCAGGCCGCGCAGGACGTCTACCACCTCGCCGACGACGACCTCTACCTGGTCGGCACGTCCGAGGTGCCGCTCGCGGCGTACCACATGGACGAGATCCTCGACGCCGACCGCCTCCCCCTGCGCTACGCGGGCTTCTCGCCCTGCTTCCGCCGCGAGGCCGGCTCGCACGGCAAGGACACCCGGGGCATCTTCCGCGTGCACCAGTTCGACAAGGTCGAGATGTTCTCCTACGTCGCTCCCGAGGACTCGCAGGCCGAGCACCAGCGCCTGCTGGAGTGGGAGAAGCAGTGGCTGACCTCGCTGGAGCTGCCGTACCGCGTGATCGACGTGGCGAGCGCCGACCTGGGCGCCTCGGCCTCCCGCAAGTTCGACTGCGAGGCCTGGATCCCGACGCAGGGCAAGTACCGCGAGCTGACCTCGACCTCGGACTGCACCGAGTTCCAGTCCCGCCGCCTGTCGATCCGCGTCCGTGAGGGCAAGCAGGTCCGCCCGCTGGCCACGCTCAACGGCACGCTGTGCGCCGTACCGCGCACCATCGTGGCGATCCTGGAGAACCACCAGCAGGCCGACGGTTCGGTGCGCGTGCCCGAGGTGCTGCGTCCGTACCTGGGCGGCCGGGAGGTCCTGGAGCCGGTGGCCAAGTGA
- a CDS encoding HAD family hydrolase, producing the protein MSDTASPGGFPYRLVATDLDGTLLRSDETVSPRTRDALAAATARGAAHIVVTGRAVPWTRHILDDLGYQGLAVCGQGAQVYDAGAHRLLTSVTLDRQLAGVALAKIEAEVGPLYLAASRDGLDGEVLVGPGYAVQGTLPATPFTDASDLWTAPLNKLYIQHPTLTDDELCEAATRTAGGFVTVTMAGEGIVELLPLGLSKATGLSLAARRLGMKAADTIAFGDMPNDIPMFAWASYGVAMADAHEELKAVADEVTSSHDEDGIAVVLERLLG; encoded by the coding sequence GTGAGCGACACGGCTTCCCCGGGCGGCTTCCCGTACCGTCTCGTCGCCACCGATCTCGACGGGACGCTGCTGCGCTCCGACGAGACGGTGTCGCCGCGCACCCGTGACGCCCTCGCCGCGGCCACCGCGAGGGGCGCCGCGCACATCGTCGTCACCGGCCGCGCGGTCCCGTGGACCCGGCACATCCTCGACGACCTCGGCTACCAGGGCCTGGCCGTCTGCGGCCAGGGCGCCCAGGTCTACGACGCCGGCGCGCACCGCCTGCTGACGTCGGTGACGCTGGACCGGCAGCTGGCCGGGGTGGCGCTGGCGAAGATCGAGGCGGAGGTCGGCCCGCTGTACCTCGCGGCGAGCCGCGACGGCCTGGACGGCGAGGTGCTGGTGGGACCGGGCTACGCGGTCCAAGGCACCCTGCCCGCCACGCCCTTCACGGACGCGTCGGACCTGTGGACCGCGCCCCTGAACAAGCTGTACATCCAGCACCCGACGCTGACCGACGACGAGCTCTGCGAGGCCGCGACGCGCACCGCCGGCGGTTTCGTCACCGTCACGATGGCGGGCGAGGGCATCGTCGAGCTCCTCCCCCTGGGCCTGTCCAAGGCGACCGGGCTGTCCCTGGCGGCCCGCCGGCTCGGGATGAAGGCGGCCGACACGATCGCCTTCGGCGACATGCCCAACGACATACCGATGTTCGCCTGGGCCTCCTACGGCGTCGCCATGGCGGACGCCCACGAGGAACTGAAGGCCGTGGCCGACGAGGTGACGTCCTCCCACGACGAGGACGGCATCGCGGTCGTGCTGGAGCGGTTGCTGGGCTGA
- a CDS encoding ABC transporter permease subunit, which translates to MYDPTVARLTYRALLGRRRALILGALPLLLIVIAVAVRGLAGADDQTASDLLGGLALATMVPIIGVIAGTGAIGPEIDDGSVVYLLSKPIKRPTIIFTKLIVAIAVTMVFSAVPTLIAGFILNGNGQQVAVAYTVAALVASIAYAALFLLLGTVSRHAVVFGLVYALVWEALFGSLVPGARTLSVQQWSLAVAQKVSGGDLVSSDVGLTTATVLLVAVTVLATWYAGQKLRSLTLAGEE; encoded by the coding sequence ATGTACGACCCCACAGTCGCCCGGCTCACTTACCGGGCTCTGCTCGGCCGTCGCCGGGCCCTCATCCTGGGCGCTCTGCCCCTGCTGCTGATCGTGATCGCCGTGGCGGTGCGCGGCCTGGCCGGGGCGGACGACCAGACGGCGTCCGACCTGCTGGGCGGCCTCGCCCTGGCCACGATGGTGCCGATCATCGGCGTCATCGCGGGAACCGGCGCGATCGGGCCGGAGATCGACGACGGCTCGGTGGTGTACCTGCTGTCCAAGCCGATCAAGCGGCCCACGATCATCTTCACCAAGCTGATCGTCGCCATCGCGGTGACCATGGTGTTCTCCGCGGTGCCGACGCTCATCGCCGGCTTCATCCTGAACGGCAACGGCCAGCAGGTCGCCGTCGCCTACACGGTGGCCGCCCTGGTCGCCTCGATCGCGTACGCGGCACTGTTCCTGCTGCTCGGCACGGTCTCCCGGCACGCGGTGGTGTTCGGGCTCGTCTACGCGCTGGTCTGGGAGGCCCTGTTCGGCTCCCTGGTGCCGGGTGCGCGCACGCTGAGCGTCCAGCAGTGGTCGCTGGCGGTGGCCCAGAAGGTGTCCGGCGGGGACCTGGTCTCCTCCGACGTGGGCCTCACCACGGCGACGGTGCTGCTGGTGGCCGTCACGGTGCTGGCCACCTGGTACGCCGGACAGAAGCTGCGCTCCCTGACACTCGCCGGCGAGGAGTGA
- a CDS encoding ABC transporter ATP-binding protein translates to MTTLSIDHVSRWFGNVVAVNDITMTIGPGVTGLLGPNGAGKSTLINMMGGFLAPSTGTVTLDGQAVWRNEQIYKHIGVVPEREAMYDFLTGEEFVLANAELHGLGAKAAQKALATVEMEYAQDRKIQTYSKGMRQRVKMASALVHDPSLLLLDEPFNGMDPRQRMQLMDLLRRMGDEGRTVLFSSHILEEVEQLAWHIEVVVAGRHAASGDFRKIRRLMTDRPHRYLVRSSDDRALAAALIADPSTAGIEVDLAEGALRIQAVDFGRFTALLPRVARDHGIRLLTVSPSDESLESVFSYLVAA, encoded by the coding sequence GTGACCACGCTCTCCATCGACCACGTCTCCCGCTGGTTCGGCAACGTGGTCGCCGTCAACGACATCACCATGACCATCGGCCCCGGAGTCACCGGCCTGCTGGGGCCCAACGGCGCCGGCAAGTCCACCCTCATCAACATGATGGGCGGCTTCCTGGCCCCCTCGACCGGCACGGTCACCCTCGACGGCCAGGCCGTGTGGCGCAACGAGCAGATCTACAAGCACATCGGCGTCGTGCCCGAGCGGGAGGCGATGTACGACTTCCTCACGGGTGAGGAGTTCGTCCTGGCCAACGCCGAGCTGCACGGCCTGGGCGCCAAGGCGGCCCAGAAGGCGCTGGCCACGGTCGAGATGGAGTACGCACAGGACCGCAAGATCCAGACGTACTCCAAGGGCATGCGCCAGCGCGTGAAGATGGCCTCCGCGCTGGTTCACGACCCGTCGCTGCTGCTGCTGGACGAGCCGTTCAACGGCATGGACCCGCGCCAGCGTATGCAGCTGATGGACCTGCTGCGCCGCATGGGCGACGAGGGCCGCACGGTCCTGTTCTCGTCCCACATCCTCGAAGAGGTCGAGCAACTCGCCTGGCACATCGAGGTCGTCGTCGCCGGCCGGCACGCAGCCAGCGGTGACTTCCGCAAGATCCGCCGCCTGATGACCGACCGGCCGCACCGCTACCTGGTGCGTTCCAGCGACGACCGCGCCCTCGCGGCCGCGCTGATCGCCGACCCGTCGACGGCCGGCATCGAGGTCGACCTCGCCGAGGGCGCGTTGCGCATCCAGGCCGTCGACTTCGGCCGCTTCACGGCCCTGCTGCCGCGGGTGGCCAGGGACCACGGCATCCGGTTGCTCACGGTCTCGCCGTCCGACGAGTCCCTCGAGTCCGTCTTCTCGTACCTCGTCGCGGCGTAG
- a CDS encoding ABC transporter permease → MAVEHATGTSAPAPGDQTRIHNIGYRGYDGPRLGRAYARRSLYSQSLRGSYGLGRSVKSKVLPMLLFVVMCVPAAIMVAVAVATKANALPVDYTRYAIVMQAVISLYVASQAPQSVSRDLRFKTVPLYFSRPIETADYVRAKFAALASALFILTAGPLLVLYVGALLAKLDFADQTKGFAQGLVSVALLSLLFAGIGLVIASFTPRRGFGIAAVIAALTITYGAVSTLQAIADAQGSSDAVPWIGLFSPTTIIDGVQSAFLGATSASPSGVGPSTGEGVVYVVVALGLIAASYGLLMRRYKKVGL, encoded by the coding sequence ATGGCGGTTGAGCACGCCACGGGGACATCCGCCCCGGCACCGGGTGACCAGACCCGCATCCACAACATCGGCTACCGCGGCTACGACGGTCCGCGCCTCGGCCGCGCCTACGCCCGCCGCTCCCTGTACTCGCAGTCCCTGCGCGGCTCCTACGGCCTCGGCCGCTCGGTGAAGTCCAAGGTGCTGCCGATGCTGCTGTTCGTGGTGATGTGCGTGCCCGCGGCCATCATGGTCGCCGTCGCGGTCGCCACCAAGGCCAACGCCCTGCCCGTGGACTACACGCGCTACGCGATCGTCATGCAGGCGGTCATCAGCCTGTACGTCGCCTCGCAGGCACCCCAGTCCGTCTCGCGCGACCTGCGCTTCAAGACCGTGCCGCTGTACTTCTCGCGGCCCATCGAGACCGCCGACTACGTCCGCGCCAAGTTCGCTGCGCTGGCCTCGGCGCTGTTCATCCTCACGGCCGGCCCCCTGCTCGTGCTCTACGTGGGCGCGCTGCTGGCCAAGCTCGACTTCGCCGATCAGACCAAGGGATTCGCACAGGGACTCGTCTCCGTGGCACTGCTCTCCCTGCTGTTCGCCGGCATCGGCCTGGTCATCGCGTCCTTCACCCCGCGCCGCGGCTTCGGCATCGCGGCCGTGATCGCCGCGCTGACCATCACCTACGGCGCGGTCTCCACCCTCCAGGCCATCGCCGACGCCCAGGGCAGCAGCGACGCCGTGCCGTGGATCGGGCTGTTCTCGCCGACCACGATCATCGACGGTGTGCAGTCCGCGTTCCTGGGCGCGACGTCCGCCTCCCCCAGCGGGGTGGGCCCGAGCACCGGCGAGGGCGTCGTCTACGTCGTCGTCGCCCTGGGCCTGATCGCGGCGAGCTATGGCCTCCTGATGCGCCGCTACAAGAAGGTGGGACTGTGA
- a CDS encoding ABC transporter ATP-binding protein translates to MIATESLSKRFPRVTALDRLSVDVGPGVTGLVGANGAGKSTLIKILLGLSPATEGRAEVLGLDVATKGAAIRERVGYMPEHDCLPPDVSATEFVVHMARMSGLPPTAARERTADTLRHVGLYEERYRPIGGYSTGMKQRVKLAQALVHDPQLVFLDEPTNGLDPVGRDEMLGLIRRIHTDFGISVLVTSHLLGELERTCDHVVVIDGGKLLRSSSTTDFTQTTTTLAIEVTDTDAHPDGTRAVREALHARGVTVEDGSGLPGAGHVLLLTAQGEETYDLVRDVIADLGLGLVRMEQRRHHISEVFTTSDEREQRKEAVGHGG, encoded by the coding sequence GTGATCGCGACCGAAAGCCTGAGCAAGCGGTTCCCCCGGGTGACCGCGCTTGACCGGCTCTCCGTGGACGTCGGACCCGGTGTGACCGGACTCGTCGGAGCCAACGGAGCCGGCAAGTCCACACTGATCAAGATCCTGCTGGGTCTGTCCCCCGCCACCGAGGGCCGCGCCGAAGTGCTCGGTCTCGATGTCGCCACCAAGGGCGCCGCCATCCGCGAGCGGGTGGGCTACATGCCCGAACACGACTGCCTGCCGCCGGACGTCTCGGCCACCGAGTTCGTCGTCCACATGGCGCGCATGTCCGGCCTGCCGCCCACGGCCGCGCGCGAGCGCACGGCCGACACCCTGCGCCACGTCGGGCTGTACGAGGAGCGCTACCGCCCCATCGGCGGCTACTCGACCGGCATGAAGCAGCGCGTCAAGCTCGCGCAGGCCCTCGTCCACGACCCCCAGCTGGTCTTCCTGGACGAGCCGACCAACGGCCTCGACCCGGTCGGCCGCGACGAGATGCTCGGCCTGATCCGCCGGATCCACACCGACTTCGGCATCTCGGTCCTGGTCACCTCCCACCTCCTGGGCGAACTGGAGCGCACCTGCGACCACGTCGTCGTCATCGACGGCGGCAAGCTCCTGCGCTCCAGCTCCACCACGGACTTCACGCAGACCACCACGACCCTCGCGATCGAGGTCACCGACACCGACGCGCACCCGGACGGCACCCGAGCGGTCCGTGAGGCGCTGCACGCGCGCGGAGTCACCGTCGAGGACGGCAGCGGCCTGCCCGGCGCCGGCCATGTCCTGCTGCTCACCGCGCAGGGCGAGGAGACGTACGACCTGGTCAGAGACGTGATCGCGGACCTGGGACTCGGCCTGGTGCGCATGGAGCAGCGCCGGCACCACATCTCCGAGGTCTTCACCACCAGCGACGAGCGCGAGCAGCGGAAGGAGGCGGTCGGCCATGGCGGTTGA